From Candidatus Sphingomonas colombiensis, one genomic window encodes:
- a CDS encoding PEPxxWA-CTERM sorting domain-containing protein, which produces MRISVLLASAVAVAAASPCAAQTATFVLTGSHTANFILPLSPTDIDPAGHNAGLDDPTIFALTSSATVDGTMSPILFHFYTAEGGGGMDIIGLGLNFFRFSPAGDSVFKGTIYSPTFLPGEYDFTDFEVPGLAYHLSINANALAGIPEPGSWAMMLAGFGGIGFAMRRRQKVRTNVSFA; this is translated from the coding sequence ATGCGGATATCTGTTTTGCTCGCTTCCGCAGTCGCCGTGGCGGCTGCATCACCATGCGCTGCTCAAACGGCGACTTTCGTCCTTACCGGTTCCCACACAGCAAACTTCATCCTGCCACTTAGCCCGACCGATATCGATCCGGCAGGACACAATGCCGGTCTGGACGATCCAACGATCTTCGCCCTTACCAGTTCGGCCACCGTCGATGGTACGATGTCGCCAATTCTCTTCCACTTCTACACCGCGGAAGGCGGTGGCGGGATGGATATCATCGGGTTGGGTCTCAACTTCTTCCGCTTTTCTCCGGCGGGGGATTCGGTGTTCAAAGGCACCATCTACAGCCCCACATTTCTTCCCGGAGAATATGACTTCACCGATTTCGAAGTGCCCGGCCTGGCTTATCACCTGTCGATCAATGCGAACGCGCTGGCAGGCATTCCGGAACCGGGTAGCTGGGCGATGATGCTGGCGGGGTTCGGTGGCATCGGCTTTGCGATGCGTCGACGCCAAAAGGTCAGGACCAACGTTTCGTTCGCCTGA
- the acs gene encoding acetate--CoA ligase encodes MAEQELHPVPAEWRANAKVDQAGYDAMYQASVSDPDGFWLEQSKRLDWMTAPAKAGDWSFDEADFHIEWFKDGVLNVAANCIDRHLAERGDQIAIIWEPDDPKEEPKRFTYRQLHAEVCRFANVLKAQGVKKGDRVTVYLPMIPEAAFAVLACARIGAIHSVVFGGFSPDALAGRIQDCDSTLVITADEGRRGGKRVPLKANVDAAAPRAPSLEKVIVVKATGGDVAMGERDIWYHDAAASVSADCPPEPMGAEDPLFVLYTSGSTGKPKGVLHTTGGYLLWASFTHDLVFDYRPGNVFWCAADIGWVTGHTYIVYGPLANGATTLMYEGLPNWPDASRIWQVVDRHQVHTIFTAPTALRALMKEGDAPVQRTSRASLRLLGTVGEPINPEAWRWYYDVVGEGRSPIVDTWWQTETGGALIAPLPGATDLKPGSATRPLPGVRPQLVDETGAVLDGAASGNLCITASWPGQMRTVWNDHERFFQTYFTTYRGKYFTGDGCRRDEDGYYWITGRVDDVINVSGHRMGTAEVESALVLHPKVAEAAVVGMPHDVKGQGIYAYVTLNAGEVASDDLNAALKQWVRKEIGPIATPDAIQFAPGLPKTRSGKIMRRILRKIAEGDTSNLGDISTLADPSVVEDLVVNRVG; translated from the coding sequence ATGGCCGAACAGGAACTGCACCCCGTCCCCGCCGAATGGCGCGCGAACGCAAAGGTCGATCAGGCGGGTTACGACGCGATGTATCAGGCCAGCGTCAGCGATCCCGATGGGTTCTGGCTGGAACAGTCCAAACGGCTCGACTGGATGACCGCGCCCGCCAAGGCCGGCGACTGGTCGTTCGACGAAGCCGATTTCCACATCGAATGGTTCAAGGACGGCGTGCTCAACGTCGCCGCCAATTGCATCGACCGCCACCTTGCCGAGCGCGGCGATCAGATCGCGATCATCTGGGAGCCGGATGATCCCAAGGAGGAGCCGAAGCGCTTCACCTATCGCCAGCTCCATGCGGAGGTATGCCGCTTCGCCAATGTGCTGAAGGCGCAGGGCGTAAAGAAGGGCGATCGCGTCACCGTCTATCTGCCGATGATCCCCGAAGCGGCGTTCGCGGTGCTGGCCTGCGCGCGGATCGGCGCGATCCATTCGGTGGTGTTCGGCGGCTTCTCCCCCGATGCGCTGGCCGGGCGCATCCAGGATTGCGATTCAACGCTCGTCATCACCGCCGATGAGGGCCGGCGCGGCGGCAAGCGCGTGCCGCTCAAGGCCAATGTCGATGCCGCGGCCCCGCGCGCGCCGAGCCTCGAAAAGGTCATCGTGGTAAAGGCGACCGGCGGCGACGTCGCGATGGGCGAGCGCGACATCTGGTATCACGATGCGGCCGCGAGCGTGTCCGCCGATTGCCCGCCCGAGCCGATGGGCGCCGAAGACCCGCTGTTCGTGCTCTACACCTCTGGTTCCACCGGCAAGCCCAAGGGCGTGCTGCACACCACCGGCGGCTATCTACTATGGGCGAGCTTCACCCACGATCTCGTGTTCGATTACCGGCCGGGCAACGTCTTCTGGTGCGCGGCCGATATCGGCTGGGTCACCGGGCACACCTATATCGTCTATGGCCCGCTCGCGAACGGCGCGACGACCCTGATGTACGAAGGGCTGCCCAACTGGCCCGACGCCAGCCGCATCTGGCAGGTGGTCGATCGCCATCAGGTCCACACCATCTTCACCGCGCCCACCGCGTTGCGCGCGCTGATGAAGGAGGGCGACGCGCCCGTCCAGCGGACCAGCCGCGCCTCGCTTCGCCTGCTCGGCACGGTGGGCGAGCCGATCAACCCCGAGGCTTGGCGCTGGTATTATGATGTCGTCGGCGAAGGCCGCTCCCCGATCGTCGACACCTGGTGGCAGACGGAGACCGGCGGCGCGCTGATCGCCCCCCTGCCCGGCGCGACCGATCTGAAGCCGGGATCGGCGACCCGTCCGCTCCCCGGCGTCCGGCCGCAACTGGTCGACGAAACCGGCGCGGTGCTGGACGGCGCGGCCAGCGGCAATCTGTGCATCACCGCGAGCTGGCCCGGCCAGATGCGCACCGTGTGGAACGATCACGAACGCTTCTTCCAGACCTATTTCACCACTTACCGCGGCAAGTATTTCACCGGCGACGGCTGCCGCCGGGACGAGGACGGCTATTATTGGATCACCGGCCGTGTCGACGATGTGATCAACGTCTCCGGCCACCGCATGGGCACGGCCGAGGTGGAAAGCGCATTGGTGCTCCATCCAAAGGTCGCCGAGGCGGCCGTGGTCGGCATGCCGCACGACGTTAAGGGTCAGGGCATCTACGCCTATGTGACGCTGAACGCGGGCGAGGTCGCGTCGGACGATCTTAACGCCGCGCTGAAGCAATGGGTGCGCAAGGAAATCGGCCCGATCGCCACCCCTGATGCGATCCAGTTCGCGCCGGGCCTGCCCAAGACGCGCTCGGGCAAGATCATGCGCCGCATCCTGCGCAAGATCGCGGAGGGCGACACATCGAACCTCGGCGACATCTCCACCCTCGCGGACCCCTCGGTGGTGGAGGATCTTGTCGTAAATAGAGTCGGTTAA
- a CDS encoding TauD/TfdA family dioxygenase, translating into MSDVRFRPLSDHVGVEALDIDLNAIDDNAFGALRSAVADHGILFVRDQQLTPEQHIAFARRWGDIDVNNYFPANGGHPEIAEVRKSETQTTNIGGGWHTDHTYDQVPAMGSILLARETPPTGGDTLFASMGAAFDALSEGLKQTLRGLRAVHSADHIYSADGIYAQTDQAADLKGHDIHTHAVHPVALRHPRTGRELLYVNPAFTLHFEGWTREESMPLLQYLYSVAMRPEFHCRVQWAPGSIAVWDNRSTWHHALNDYQGHRRLMHRITIAGEPLE; encoded by the coding sequence ATGAGCGACGTACGATTCCGCCCGCTGTCCGATCATGTCGGCGTCGAGGCGCTCGATATCGATCTGAACGCGATCGACGACAATGCGTTCGGCGCGCTGCGTAGCGCGGTGGCCGATCACGGCATATTGTTCGTCCGCGATCAGCAGCTGACGCCCGAACAGCATATCGCCTTCGCGCGGCGCTGGGGCGATATCGACGTGAACAATTATTTCCCGGCGAACGGCGGCCACCCGGAAATCGCCGAGGTGCGCAAATCGGAGACCCAGACCACCAATATCGGCGGCGGCTGGCACACCGATCACACTTACGATCAGGTGCCCGCGATGGGATCGATCCTGCTCGCGCGCGAGACCCCGCCGACCGGCGGCGACACCTTGTTCGCCAGCATGGGCGCGGCGTTCGACGCGCTTTCAGAGGGGCTGAAGCAAACGCTGCGCGGGCTGCGCGCGGTGCATTCGGCCGATCATATCTACAGCGCCGACGGCATCTATGCGCAGACCGATCAGGCCGCCGATCTGAAGGGGCATGATATCCACACCCATGCTGTCCATCCGGTCGCGCTGCGCCATCCCCGGACGGGGCGGGAACTGCTTTACGTCAATCCTGCCTTCACGCTGCATTTCGAAGGATGGACGCGTGAGGAAAGCATGCCGCTGCTGCAATATCTGTACAGCGTGGCGATGCGGCCGGAATTTCACTGTCGCGTGCAATGGGCGCCGGGATCGATCGCGGTGTGGGACAATCGCTCGACCTGGCATCATGCGTTGAACGATTATCAGGGCCATCGCCGGCTGATGCACCGTATCACGATCGCAGGAGAGCCGCTTGAATGA
- the grpE gene encoding nucleotide exchange factor GrpE: protein MTDENTTENLRDETAEAAPEVAEHDRTGELEAALAEAKQQVLYAQAEVQNVRRRAEKDAADARAYAATNFARDILSVNDNMERGLAAIPAELREDEKLKGLVAGIEATMRELANVFQRHGITRISTLGEQLDPNRHQAMVEIPSADAAPGSIVQEMQSGWMIRDRLLRPALVGVAKTAD from the coding sequence ATGACCGACGAGAATACGACCGAGAATCTGCGCGACGAGACCGCCGAGGCGGCGCCCGAAGTGGCAGAGCATGATCGGACCGGCGAACTGGAGGCCGCGCTCGCCGAGGCGAAGCAGCAGGTGCTTTATGCGCAGGCGGAGGTGCAGAACGTGCGCCGCCGCGCCGAAAAGGACGCCGCCGATGCGCGCGCTTATGCCGCGACCAACTTCGCGCGCGATATCCTGTCGGTGAACGACAATATGGAGCGCGGGCTGGCCGCGATCCCGGCGGAACTGCGCGAGGACGAAAAGCTCAAGGGCCTCGTCGCCGGGATTGAAGCGACGATGCGTGAGCTGGCCAATGTATTCCAGCGCCACGGCATCACGCGGATCAGCACGCTGGGCGAACAGCTCGATCCCAATCGCCATCAGGCGATGGTCGAGATTCCGTCGGCCGATGCCGCGCCGGGCTCGATCGTGCAGGAAATGCAATCCGGCTGGATGATCCGCGATCGCCTGCTCCGCCCGGCGCTGGTGGGCGTCGCCAAGACCGCCGACTGA
- a CDS encoding NAD-dependent epimerase/dehydratase family protein has protein sequence MAGTVLVTGGSGYIAGFLIQRLIERGWTVNATIRNLAKEPEVRAALGVPADRLRFFAADLEHDAGWAEAVAGCSHVAHVASPFPLGKVTDEMLIPPARDGALRALRFAKEAGVKRFVLTSSMAAIAYGHPPANGVGFTEEEWTDVNAPGVAPYIKSKTIAERAARDWMAQNGAGMEFCSVNPSAVLGPVMSGDFSTSIQIIERLLNGSIPGYPRIGFAVVDVRDLADLHVLALETPGLDGERFLGGGRFMMMEEVGAVLRAKLGEKARKVPKRRIPDFVVHLLGLFDGSIKQVVGELGRVRAVDPEHTAKVLGWRTRDEEQSIMDTATSLIERGIVKV, from the coding sequence ATGGCTGGCACTGTGCTCGTGACTGGAGGCAGCGGCTATATCGCCGGCTTCCTGATCCAGCGGCTCATCGAGCGCGGCTGGACCGTCAATGCAACGATCCGCAACCTCGCAAAAGAGCCGGAAGTCCGCGCCGCGCTGGGCGTGCCGGCGGACAGATTGCGCTTCTTCGCCGCCGATCTGGAGCATGATGCGGGCTGGGCGGAAGCGGTGGCCGGATGCAGCCATGTCGCGCACGTCGCCTCGCCGTTTCCGCTGGGCAAGGTGACGGACGAGATGCTGATCCCGCCCGCCCGCGATGGCGCGTTGCGCGCGTTGCGCTTCGCAAAGGAGGCGGGGGTGAAGCGCTTCGTGCTCACCTCTTCGATGGCGGCGATCGCTTATGGCCATCCGCCCGCCAACGGCGTCGGCTTCACCGAGGAGGAATGGACCGACGTGAACGCGCCGGGCGTCGCGCCCTATATAAAGTCGAAGACGATCGCCGAGCGCGCCGCGCGTGACTGGATGGCGCAGAATGGCGCGGGGATGGAATTCTGCTCGGTCAATCCCAGCGCGGTGCTTGGGCCGGTGATGAGCGGGGATTTCTCCACCTCGATCCAGATCATCGAGCGGCTGCTCAACGGCTCGATCCCCGGCTATCCGCGCATCGGCTTCGCGGTGGTCGATGTGCGTGATCTCGCCGATCTCCATGTCCTCGCGCTGGAGACACCGGGGCTGGATGGCGAACGCTTCCTCGGCGGCGGCCGCTTCATGATGATGGAGGAGGTGGGAGCGGTGCTGCGCGCGAAGTTGGGCGAGAAGGCGCGCAAGGTGCCCAAGCGCCGCATCCCGGATTTCGTCGTGCATTTGCTCGGGCTGTTCGACGGCAGCATCAAGCAGGTGGTCGGCGAGCTTGGCCGTGTCCGCGCGGTCGATCCCGAACATACCGCGAAAGTGCTCGGCTGGCGCACGCGCGACGAGGAGCAATCGATCATGGATACCGCCACCAGCCTGATCGAGCGCGGGATCGTGAAGGTGTGA
- the ald gene encoding alanine dehydrogenase has product MLVGVPREIKNNEFRVGLTPGAVREYRHHGHRVIVETGAGAGIGAGDEVYAQSGAEIVATPQEVFARAEMVVKVKEPQPHEWVQLREGQILFTYLHLAPDPDQARGLMASGVSAIAYETVTDASGGLPLLAPMSEVAGRLSIEAGATALRAVSGGRGVLMGGVPGVAPANVVILGGGVVGTHAARMATGLGANVSIFDRSLRRLRQLDDMFHGRADTHFSTIAAIEEALATADVVIGAVLVPGAAAPKLVTREMLKLMKPRAVLVDVAIDQGGCFETSHPTTHADPTYEVDGVIHYCVANMPGAVPLTSSYALNNATLPYGLALAAKGLAALDDDPGLKEGLNVDKGRIVNAVVAETLGF; this is encoded by the coding sequence ATGCTGGTCGGCGTTCCTCGCGAGATCAAGAACAACGAATTCCGCGTCGGGCTGACGCCTGGCGCGGTGCGTGAATATCGCCACCATGGGCATCGCGTGATCGTTGAGACCGGCGCCGGGGCGGGGATCGGCGCGGGTGACGAGGTTTACGCGCAATCCGGCGCGGAGATCGTCGCGACGCCGCAGGAGGTGTTCGCGCGCGCCGAGATGGTGGTGAAGGTGAAGGAGCCGCAGCCGCACGAATGGGTGCAATTGCGCGAGGGGCAGATCCTGTTCACCTATCTCCACCTCGCCCCCGATCCCGATCAGGCGCGCGGGCTGATGGCATCCGGCGTCAGCGCGATCGCTTACGAGACGGTGACCGATGCATCGGGCGGCCTGCCGCTGCTCGCGCCGATGAGCGAGGTGGCCGGGCGGCTGTCGATCGAGGCGGGCGCGACCGCGCTGCGCGCCGTATCGGGCGGGCGCGGCGTGCTGATGGGCGGCGTGCCGGGGGTGGCGCCGGCCAATGTCGTGATCCTCGGCGGCGGCGTGGTAGGCACCCATGCGGCGCGGATGGCGACGGGGCTGGGCGCGAACGTCAGCATCTTCGATCGCTCATTGCGCCGGCTGCGCCAGCTCGACGACATGTTCCACGGGCGCGCGGATACGCATTTTTCCACCATCGCCGCGATCGAGGAGGCGCTCGCCACGGCCGATGTGGTGATCGGCGCAGTGCTGGTGCCGGGCGCCGCCGCGCCCAAGCTGGTGACGCGCGAGATGCTGAAACTGATGAAGCCGCGCGCGGTGCTGGTCGATGTCGCGATCGATCAGGGCGGTTGTTTCGAGACTTCGCATCCCACCACCCACGCCGATCCGACCTATGAGGTGGATGGCGTGATCCATTATTGCGTGGCGAACATGCCCGGCGCGGTGCCGCTGACATCGAGCTATGCGCTCAACAATGCGACGCTGCCTTACGGACTTGCGCTCGCGGCGAAGGGGCTGGCGGCGCTGGATGACGATCCGGGGCTGAAAGAGGGGCTGAACGTCGACAAGGGACGGATCGTCAACGCGGTGGTGGCGGAGACATTGGGTTTTTGA
- a CDS encoding threonine synthase translates to MNENLTAERPTFVTHLECSLTGERYEADQLHGLSRAGRPLLVRYDLAAVKAALGRDTLAARETDLWRWRELLPVRRTENVVSLGEVETPLVPIPQAGGANVLVKDEGRLPTGSFKARGLVMAVAMAKELGVKRIAMPTNGNAGAALAAYATRVGIETIVFCPEDTPEVNVREIAMQGARVWRVNGLIDDCGAIVGKGAGEGRWFDFSTLKEPYRIEGKKTMGLELAAQLGWRLPKAIFYPTGGGTGLIGMWKAFDELEKLGWIGSERPRMYAVQAAGCAPMVRAFEAGEEHAERWEDAHTVAAGIRVPRAVGDFLILRAVRESGGKALAVGDPAILQAVDDCARKDGLLLCPEGGATLAAYRQALRDGEVDEDEEVVLFNCATGLKYPMPEAPRTLDRHAPIDFDRL, encoded by the coding sequence ATGAACGAAAACCTCACGGCTGAACGGCCAACCTTCGTCACGCATCTCGAATGCTCGCTGACCGGCGAGCGTTATGAGGCGGATCAGCTCCATGGCCTGTCGCGCGCGGGGCGGCCGTTGCTCGTCCGCTACGATCTGGCGGCCGTGAAGGCTGCGCTGGGCCGCGATACGCTGGCGGCGCGCGAGACCGATCTGTGGCGGTGGCGCGAACTGCTTCCGGTGCGGCGGACGGAAAATGTCGTGAGCCTCGGCGAGGTCGAAACGCCGCTCGTTCCGATCCCGCAGGCTGGCGGCGCGAACGTGCTGGTGAAGGACGAGGGGCGCCTGCCCACCGGCAGCTTCAAGGCGCGCGGGCTGGTGATGGCGGTGGCGATGGCGAAGGAGCTTGGCGTCAAGCGCATCGCCATGCCGACCAACGGGAACGCAGGGGCCGCGCTTGCAGCTTATGCCACGCGCGTGGGCATCGAGACGATCGTCTTCTGCCCCGAGGACACGCCCGAGGTAAACGTCCGCGAGATCGCGATGCAGGGCGCTCGGGTGTGGCGCGTCAACGGCCTGATCGATGATTGCGGCGCGATCGTCGGCAAGGGAGCGGGCGAGGGGCGCTGGTTCGACTTCTCCACGCTCAAGGAGCCGTATCGGATCGAGGGCAAGAAGACGATGGGGCTGGAGCTGGCCGCGCAACTCGGCTGGCGGCTGCCCAAGGCGATCTTCTATCCCACCGGCGGGGGCACCGGGCTGATCGGCATGTGGAAGGCGTTCGACGAGCTGGAGAAGCTCGGCTGGATCGGCAGCGAACGGCCGCGCATGTATGCGGTGCAGGCGGCGGGCTGCGCGCCGATGGTCCGCGCGTTCGAGGCGGGCGAGGAACATGCCGAGCGCTGGGAGGACGCGCATACCGTCGCGGCGGGCATCCGCGTGCCGCGCGCGGTCGGCGATTTCCTGATCCTGCGCGCGGTGCGGGAGAGCGGGGGCAAGGCGCTCGCGGTCGGCGATCCGGCGATCCTTCAGGCGGTGGACGATTGCGCGCGCAAGGATGGCCTGCTGCTCTGCCCCGAAGGCGGCGCGACGCTCGCGGCCTATCGTCAGGCGCTGCGCGACGGCGAGGTCGACGAGGATGAGGAGGTGGTGCTGTTCAACTGCGCCACCGGCCTCAAATATCCGATGCCGGAGGCACCACGCACGCTGGACCGTCACGCGCCGATCGATTTCGATCGGTTGTGA
- a CDS encoding Crp/Fnr family transcriptional regulator, producing MDVEALALRAIWFAHLPAPLRAALLRAGRVVRLAPGQWVYGEGDEETGLVLVLDGALRIEASLGAERDVLVNLAPAGSAFGQSRRGGGGPRIATARAAARATIVLLIADSALERVAADQPALWRAVSELVYGQLDAMVHLAAQLIGLNPRGRIAARLLALGGGGVAAVSQADLAEMCGLSRKVTNMHLAALEHGGAITRGYGRIVIVAPAILRRLAA from the coding sequence ATGGATGTCGAGGCCCTCGCGCTGCGCGCTATCTGGTTCGCGCACCTGCCGGCGCCGTTGCGCGCGGCATTGCTGCGCGCGGGGCGCGTCGTGCGGCTCGCGCCCGGGCAATGGGTTTACGGCGAGGGTGATGAGGAAACGGGCCTGGTCCTGGTGCTCGATGGTGCGTTGAGGATCGAGGCGTCGCTGGGGGCGGAGCGCGACGTGCTGGTAAATCTCGCGCCGGCGGGGAGCGCGTTCGGCCAGTCGCGGCGCGGCGGCGGCGGCCCGCGCATCGCCACCGCGCGCGCGGCGGCCCGCGCGACGATCGTATTGCTGATCGCGGACAGTGCGCTGGAACGGGTCGCGGCGGATCAACCCGCATTGTGGCGCGCGGTGAGCGAACTCGTTTACGGCCAGCTCGACGCGATGGTGCACCTCGCCGCGCAACTGATCGGGCTGAACCCGCGTGGCCGCATCGCGGCGCGGCTGCTGGCGCTGGGCGGTGGCGGCGTGGCGGCGGTAAGTCAGGCCGATCTCGCGGAAATGTGCGGCCTTTCGCGCAAGGTGACCAACATGCATCTCGCGGCGCTGGAGCACGGCGGCGCGATCACCCGTGGCTATGGCCGGATCGTGATCGTCGCGCCGGCGATCCTGCGGCGATTGGCGGCGTGA
- a CDS encoding GNAT family N-acetyltransferase: MPDYQWRGMTTDDLSTVTAIADRVHASYTEERAIYAERLALYPSGCLVLAGADGIAGYIITHPWYRDRPPALGAKLGAIPADADTFYLHDIALLPSARGSGAGRTAIVLATDQARAAGLSEITLIAVNGADTFWAAQGFAYVGPGAYGANTWLMRRSLAPA, encoded by the coding sequence GGTCACCGCGATCGCTGATCGCGTCCACGCATCCTATACCGAAGAACGCGCGATCTACGCCGAACGGCTGGCCTTATATCCCTCTGGTTGCCTGGTACTTGCCGGGGCAGACGGCATCGCGGGCTATATCATCACCCATCCGTGGTATCGCGACCGCCCGCCGGCACTGGGCGCGAAGCTCGGCGCGATCCCGGCCGATGCGGATACCTTTTACCTCCACGATATCGCGCTTTTGCCGTCCGCACGCGGCAGCGGCGCCGGGCGGACCGCGATCGTGCTGGCAACGGATCAGGCGCGCGCCGCCGGGCTCAGCGAGATCACGCTGATCGCGGTCAACGGTGCGGACACATTCTGGGCGGCGCAGGGCTTCGCTTATGTCGGCCCCGGTGCCTATGGCGCGAACACCTGGCTGATGCGCCGCTCGCTCGCCCCCGCCTGA
- a CDS encoding NAD(P)H-dependent oxidoreductase subunit E, whose translation MTRTNTARQESPSARYAEAIARFLRDRAPRRDALLPLLHALQVEFGYIDGAMVVPVAAALNLSRADAHGVVTFYHDFRTAPAGTHIIRLCRAESCQARGGAAIERHATERLGLNMGETSADGRVTIEPIYCLGLCATGPNALVDGRPVSRLDAAKIDRIAAELLA comes from the coding sequence ATGACCCGGACCAACACCGCCCGGCAGGAGAGTCCTTCCGCCCGCTACGCCGAAGCGATCGCGCGCTTCCTGCGCGACCGCGCGCCGCGCCGCGATGCGCTGCTCCCCCTGCTCCACGCGCTGCAGGTCGAATTCGGATATATCGACGGCGCAATGGTCGTGCCGGTCGCCGCCGCGCTCAACCTGAGCCGCGCGGACGCGCATGGCGTCGTCACTTTCTATCACGATTTCCGCACTGCCCCCGCCGGCACGCACATCATCCGGCTGTGCCGCGCCGAAAGCTGCCAGGCGCGCGGCGGTGCCGCGATCGAGCGCCACGCGACGGAGCGGCTGGGGCTGAACATGGGCGAGACGAGCGCCGATGGCCGTGTAACGATCGAGCCGATCTATTGCCTCGGCCTGTGCGCCACCGGACCGAATGCGCTGGTCGATGGCCGCCCCGTTTCGCGCCTTGATGCAGCGAAGATCGACCGGATCGCGGCGGAGCTGCTGGCATGA
- the hrcA gene encoding heat-inducible transcriptional repressor HrcA, which yields MTAATPVSELSDRARDIFRRVVDSYLESGTPVGSRTLAQAGLNLSPASIRSVLAQLETVGLLAAPHTSAGRMPTELGLRLFVDGMMQVSEPSREERAAIEARAAAGGPVEEALAATTAALSGLSACAGLVMVPKHEQVLRSIGFVPLSPTQALAVLVSEDGAVENRVIDLPPGVGPSALIEAGNYMSATLAGLTLAQARARIDHELAAGQAALDATAQALIQRGIAVWSEDGGRRAVLIVRGQGRLLDDAAAADLERVRDLLDDLEGKQEIAALLDSARAGDATRIFIGAETKLFALSGSSVIAKPFRGQDGRVVGVVGVIGPTRLNYARVVPMVDFTAATLARLIG from the coding sequence ATGACCGCCGCCACCCCCGTTTCCGAGCTTAGCGATCGCGCGCGGGATATCTTCCGCCGCGTGGTCGATAGCTATCTGGAGAGCGGCACGCCGGTTGGGTCGCGCACCCTGGCGCAGGCGGGGCTGAACCTGTCGCCCGCGTCGATCCGCAGCGTGCTCGCGCAGCTTGAGACGGTCGGGCTGCTTGCCGCGCCGCACACTTCCGCCGGGCGGATGCCGACCGAATTGGGCCTGCGGCTGTTCGTCGACGGGATGATGCAGGTTTCCGAGCCGAGCCGCGAGGAGCGCGCCGCGATCGAGGCGCGCGCGGCCGCCGGCGGCCCGGTGGAGGAGGCGCTGGCCGCCACCACCGCCGCGCTTTCCGGGCTGTCGGCCTGCGCCGGGCTGGTGATGGTGCCCAAACATGAGCAGGTGCTGCGCTCGATCGGATTCGTGCCTTTGTCTCCCACACAGGCGCTTGCGGTGCTGGTGAGCGAGGATGGCGCGGTCGAGAATCGCGTGATCGATCTGCCGCCGGGCGTCGGCCCGTCCGCGCTGATCGAAGCGGGGAATTACATGTCCGCGACGCTCGCCGGCCTCACGCTGGCACAGGCGCGCGCGCGGATCGATCATGAGCTTGCCGCTGGACAGGCCGCGCTCGACGCGACCGCGCAGGCGCTGATCCAGCGCGGGATCGCGGTGTGGAGCGAGGATGGCGGTCGCCGCGCGGTGCTGATCGTGCGCGGGCAGGGGCGGCTGCTCGACGATGCCGCCGCCGCCGATCTGGAGCGGGTGCGCGATCTGCTCGACGATCTGGAGGGCAAGCAGGAGATCGCGGCGCTGCTCGATTCGGCGCGCGCGGGCGATGCCACGCGCATCTTCATCGGCGCGGAGACGAAATTGTTCGCGCTTTCCGGATCCTCCGTGATCGCCAAACCGTTTCGCGGACAGGACGGCCGCGTCGTCGGCGTCGTGGGCGTGATCGGCCCGACGCGGTTGAACTACGCGCGCGTCGTGCCCATGGTGGATTTCACGGCCGCGACGCTCGCCCGCCTGATCGGGTGA